Within Populus trichocarpa isolate Nisqually-1 chromosome 6, P.trichocarpa_v4.1, whole genome shotgun sequence, the genomic segment aaaataaaaaataaatcttgataattttgaaatgaCTAAAAGAATGGTGGACTAAAATCACTGTAACAGACTAACAGTGCATAGTGCAATTTGTTTTactatttctttcaagaaataTTACCCATGATGCTACAACAGAGAACtttctagaatttattttttatttaactatgtACAGTGCAGTGGAGGCACGCTAAATGCAGCAGTAACAGGGCAGGCATATATCtaatttttccccttttttttctaaaagaaaacgCATGCCAAGTCTGAAACCAACAAATGAGAAGTCAAACAAAGTAGATCTTCTGTACACATacttgaaagtaaaaataaaaaataaaaagaaaatctgttGAACATCACACGGAGTAATTCTCGTTAATTTCTCTACAAATTAACCGGAGGACCGTGGTCTTGTAAAAACGTAAGCTTTGCGCTATCCTATCCTATAAGAGAACCTCTGACAGTTACTTTCTACGGCGACAGAggtgtattttgtttttttttcctgagaaTTAACTAATAGCAAAGTTCTTCAAATGGAGTTGAACAGGTTGTGTTTAGCAGTGATAATGATTATAAATGTGGTGGTTTTAATACAAGGGTGGCGGTGCCATGGTTGTTTGGAGGAAGAGAGAGTTGCTCTCTTGCAAATCAAAGATGCCTTTAGTTACCCAAATGGCAGTTTCCCGCACTCCTGGGGAAGAGATGCTAACTGCTGCGAATGGAAACAAGTCCAATGCAACTCCACCACACTTCGAGTTGTCAAAATAGACCTTTCTTTCTCAAGGGGTTGGGAGCTGGGAGACTGGCTCCTGAATGCGTCTTTGTTTCTTCCATTCCCAGAACTGAACGCTCTTAACTTGTATGGAAATCGTATTGCTGGATGTCTTGAGAATGAAGGTTTGCCTCTTAGCtgcaattttagaaattgatacAAGTTTTATAACTTTAATGCTTAAACGCTAACCATGCACTCTCATGCAGGTTTTGAAAGACTATCAGTCCTTGGCAATTTGGAGAGACTCGAGTTGGgccaaaacaaattcaacagCAGCATCTTTTCATCCTTAGGTGGTCTTTCATCTTTGAAATGTTTATCTCTACACAATAATGAAATCGAAGGAACAATAAGCGTGGAAGGTGAGCCTGGCTTTTCTCATCTCAGTTCTTAAACTAATTGTCTCAAACATAATCATGATTCCAAAGCAATTATATATAGCATTAATTTATGTTCTACGTATTTCCAGGATTGAATAATCTGACAAACTTAAGGAATCTGCATATTGCGAGCAATCACATTGAAGGGTTTAAATCCCTTCATGGTACGAAAGATTTTTGAGTTACGCATTATCTTTTCACAGTTTCGCTATTTTTACATCAAACCTTGTACAATTATTTCTTACAGGTGGTGAGGATGAAGTGCTGAAAATGAGCAATTTGGAGTATCTAGACTTGGGAGGTAATCGCTTTGATAACAGTATCTTATCATCCTTCAAGGGTCTTTCATCTCTCAAGAATCTCGGTCTGGAAAAGAACCATCTGAAAGGAACATTCAATATGAAAGGTTTATAAACCAATTATTGCTCACACGTTATTCCATTTCAAAAAATGAGTTCCAAGGCTTTGCTGTGACCTAATCAGTTCTATTTTCCTGCAACCTAGAATTGGAAGCTTTGAGCAACTTGAGGAAGCTGTATCTCAGCGGAAATGAGATTGACGAGTTTGTGTTCTCAGAACGTATTACTTAAATATTCCACATGAACGATGGTGGCTTCACGGATCGATCGACCCACCTAACTTTTTACCCAAGATTCCATGCAGTAAGGACGATTTTGATTTGCTCGTAAGGTGtgaaacttgttttgtttctcttctctcttgcaGGTATTAGAGGTTTCGGAAATCTAAGCAGAGTTCGTTTATTTAATATCACCGCAAATGGAAGAAGAATTTCACTTCCATTACTGCAATCATTGGCAAAACTCCCAAACCTCAAGACACTTGATCTGGGGAACAATAATTTCGAAGGAACAATATTAGCTCAAGGTGAGTTGCAATATGTACTGATGTCTAATTTGGATATAGAGATCAACTTGAGCTTCTCCTAATTGGTATCCCTTACTTTATCCTCTTCAAAATATACTAATCATTTCTTGTCGGTTTGATTTATCGTAGCCTTGCCTTCTCTCAAGAATTTGCACAAGTTGGATTTGAGTTCCTCTACTCTCGATAATAGCTCTCTGCAAACAATAGGAAGGATTACCACTCTGACGAGTTTAAAGATGAATGGTTGTAGACTCAGTGGCAGCATACCTATAGCCGAGGGTAAGTCTGATGGTCCTTTCTGATCTCTCTTGctgatctctctcttttttttttctcatgttaaATAGTTTGTAAATTGATAATTCTCAGGTCTATGCGAGTTAAAGCATCTTCAAAGTCTTGATATCAGCAATAATAGTCTCACCGGTGTCTTGCCTAATTGTTTGGCAAATTTGACATCCCTGAAACAAATAGATCTCTCTTCCAATCACTTTGGGGGAGATATTTCCTCGTCTCCTCTTATAACTCTGACATCCATCCAAGAATTAAGACTTTCGGACAATAACTTTCAAATCCCCATCTCATTGAGGTCATTTTCCAACCATTCTGAACTCAAATTCTTCTTCGGTTATAATAATGAAATATGTGCAGAGCTAGAGGAGCACAATTTGATCCCAAAGTTCCAACTAGAGAGACTTCATTTATCTGGTCAAGCATATGGTGGAGCATTGCCCTTTCCCAAATTCCTCTTCTATCAACACAACTTGAGggagatttatttttctaacatgaAAATGAGGGGAGGGGTTCCAAATTGGTTGCTAGAGAACAACCCAAACCTACATGAACTTTTCCTGGTCAACAATTCTCTTTCAGGACCTTTCCAGTTGCCAATTCATCCCCATGTGAGTTTGTCACAATTAGATATTTCTGACAATCACTTGGACAGCCACATCCCAACTGAAATTGGAGCATATTTCCCAAGTTTGACATTTTTATCCATGTCTAAAAACCACTTCAACGGTATCATTCCCTCTTCGTTTGGCTCTATGTCTTCTCTTCTAGTTTTGGATCTCTCAGAAAACAACATCTCTGGAAAGCTGCCATCTTGTTTTAGCTCTTTGCCACTAGTTCATGTTTATTTGTCACAAAATAAATTACAGGGATCTTTGGAGGATGCATTTCATAAGTCCTTTGAGCTAATTACATTGGATCTTAGCCATAATCAATTGACTGGCAACATTTCGGAATGGATTGGTGAGTTTTCCCACATGAGCTATCTTCTCTTAGGTTATAATAACCTTGAAGGCAGAATACCCAACCAGTTGTGCAAGTTGGACAAATTGAGTTTCATTGATCTTTCTCATAATAAGTTTTCTGGTCATATCCTCCCTTGTCTAAGATTTAGAAGCAGTATTTGGTACAGCAATCTTAGAATATATCCTGATAGGTATTTGATTCGAGAGCCTTTAGAGATTACAACAAAGAGTGTATCCTATTCTTACCCGATAAGCATTTTGAACATCATGTCTGGAATGGATCTCTCTTGCAACAATTTGACAGGTGAGATTCCTCCGGAAATTGGAAACCTTAATCATATCCATGTACTGAAcctgtcaaataattttttgataggTCCTATCCCACAAACTTTTACAAACTTGAGTGAAGTTGAGAGCTTGGATCTTTCCAATAACAGCTTGACTGGGGCTATCCCTCCTGGACTTGTACAATTGCATTCTCTGGCATTTTTTAGTGTAGCCCACAATAACCTATCTGGTAGAACACCACCTAATATGATTCCACAATTTTCAACATTCAACGAGAGTAGCTATGAGGGAAATCCTCTCCTTTGTGGACCACCACTCTCAAGACATTGCACCAcccaagaagaagaagcttcGTCATTACCAAAAAGGACTTCAACGGATGATATAGAAGAAAGTGGCTTCATGGATACAGATGTTTTCTATGTGAGCTTTGTTGTGACATACATCATGATGCTGTTGGTAACAGCTGCAATTTTGTACATAAACCCCAACTGGAGACGAGCAtggttttatttcattaaacaaaGCATCAATAATTGCTACTACTTTTTTGTGGACAATCTTCATATGCCATCCTGGTTAGAGGTCCGAAACCTTTTGTGTAGATATTTTTAGCATGTGTGGTGTTTCTACTTTTCAAATTCAAGACTGAATTCAATCTTATCGTATTAGTACAAGTTATGTCTGAAAACTTGTGTTGTGCTCTTTATACAagtgtttccttttccttttcttttccttgaatgGACATAGCAAATTTGTGATGAAGAAAtcatttctttccatttttttttcagcaACCAATAAGTTCCTCTATCGATATACTTTCCGTCTACGATAGGATTGGATTTGATAGAAGCTCTAAATTTACACCCAAGGCGCCGCGCCCAACTTGGCCATTGTAACTGATTTGAAGTAGTAGAGTTTAGAATCAGGTAAGAAAAGGTCTTTAACACCAAATGGGACAAGACACCATTGATTCTTTGATGAGATGCAGCTTGAATATTGTAGGCCAGAGTAGCAGTTAGAAGCTCTGTTGAGCTAAATGGAAGGCGAGAAATTAGTTTGTTTTCAACAAGAGGAACTTGTAGCCAGAAAAGGCAGCAGCCCAAGCAATAAAACAAGCAGAGTAAATACAGAACTTCTCCCATTCTGACCCTGAACCAAGGCCTCCAACCGTGGCTGCTCGTCAAATACAGAGCAGATGGGTGCTTCCTCAAAAAAGCTAGATTAAGATCAATTTCGATGCATCATTTACATATGCAAATAGTTGGCAGGTATAGGGACCATTTGTAGTATTCAAATGGCTAAAGTTTCCTCAGCCGCAGTTGCAGAAGAAGTGGCAGTTGAATGTGTTTGATTCTCATACAATCTTCATTGCTTAGCGACAAAGTCTGGAGTAAACGATGCTAAGCTTTTTTCAAGACTAGTTGATGAGCTTTGAAATTGTTAGAGAAGAGTTTGACGTGAGAGTCATAATCTCCTGCAAAACAAATCCTATGCATAATGTAGGGGATCATCAAGTAAAGATGTAAAAGTGATCGAGTTTAATTAAGAGAAGGCTAAGAGATGATCTTGGATTCGGGCATAGCTTGTCCTAGGCCAATCTGAAAAAAAGCTAAGAGTTGGCCTTGAGTTTGGGTACTGTTCGTCCTAGCTCTACCAGGAGGAAAGACCAACTTTGGATTTCCTTAAACATAAAACCATGCCTCGTGGAGCATGCTTAGGAGTAAGGAGACCCCTATGCCTTATCTTTAACCCAACACCTGGGCTGTGAAATGCACAAGGACTGTTTTGTCTAGACCCATCACTCACAGATTTAAAAAACAGAGCTCTCATGCATAATTTTGTTCATAGTTGGGTTTGAAAAATAGCTAGAACTGCTGATAGAGCAACTGATTGGGTGGCCAAACTGACTAGAATAGGACAATATCCTCGTCACTGGGTCCATGAATCTCTAACCTATCTAAACTTTTGTCCTTCAACTTAAATATTTCAGCTCCAACGCAAAAAAGGAGAAGCAGGATTAGAGCTGAAGAATGACTTGGTGGAAGCAACTGTGCCAAATGAATACCAAATTATTGAAACCAAAGAATGCCATACTATGTTTTGATGTCTGAAGGTAAACCTCCAAATCACGCTGAAAAAGAGATGCAAGTAAAAGTACATAAACATACAAGAGTTTGTTTCAAGAttgggaacaaaaaaaaaaaaaaaaggaagacacACCAAGAAAACAATTATTCGATTAAGTGGGTTTCATGTCTTGAAAAAGTGCAGACCAAAGTGACTGATCGTCAAAATCACCGTTGAGTCCTCTTCTTTCCTTGCTGTAATCACAATGAATTTTTGGGCTTGTAGATCTTGCATCCAAGGGGCTACGTACTTGTGGGCTCCTATTAGTCATCATCAAACTTTGTGGCACCCTTCCATCTGAAGTCCCATATAATTTTGGGCTCCTGTAAGCAAACACCAATCTCTCCTGCACTTTCCCATCCAGAGGCCCAGACAACTTCAAGCATCTATTGGCATGCATCAAATTCTCTTGCATCCTAGTATCCAAAGGACCAGATTTTGCTTGTCTCCTGATTTTGAGTATTGGAGGCTGCTCTACTTTGATCAACTCCTTCTCACTCCTGTACTTCCTTGTCAATGCTCCTCTTTTCCACTGTCCTTGATATCTAGCTAGCTCTGGCTCTAGTTCAGCCTTAAATGCTGCAGAATCCCGATGAAAAACCAACTTATTGATACACTTCTGGATGCTCTTCTTGGTCTTGTTGATTGCCATAATGAACTTAGAGAGGCTATGTGGACCTCCCCCAACATCCTTCCTGGCAAGCTTGAGTATTTCTAGCCTATGCTTGGCTACTGAAATACCCATACTTTGAAGAAACTCATGGTTCAAGTACGTCAAGTCCTCTGCTTGGAGCTCATTACGAGCAAAGGCAAGACCATACTCATAGATTAGTGAGGGCTCGAGGCTGCTTTTTGACAGCCAAGAGAACCAGTCCATAGCCAAAGATAACAAAGTTTTGGCTGTGTTACATGATGCAAAAACGTAAGGTGTGGTGATGCTATATGAGATATCCCTGCATGTGAAGAGTGGTCCTTGagatatacatatataaacagATAAGAAGGTCAagtaaatgaattgaaaaagtGGGGAAGGAAAAGTGTtatctttttatgaaatttggATGGCAGTTGAAATTGACAATGACAGTAATGTGGAGGTTGAGCTTGGTCAAAAAAATCAGCCTTAATTTGTGTCTCAATAATTAGTGGTTAAGAACATCATTAATTTTGGGATGCCCTCTAGGAACAGGCAGTGGACATGAACTTTGAAACCCTCTAGAATGTCAATTGCCATGGCCAAACACTTGAAAAGGATTGTTACAGTAGCACCATGTTTATGTGCCATTCAATTTCTGCCATGATAGCAGAAGCCAATGCCCAGGTGGGATGCCAGCTCTGTTGGTCTGACTTCACTGGTTTATACCAGCAGCCTCCGTTCAAGAATACAATATTTTACCTGTAATCCTAACAAGAATAATGGTTCATGAATTTGCCCTTACCTATCAGCAACTAGATTTGCAGACTTCCAGTGGTTACCTCATCCGATTGCTCTGTCCTTGCTTAATAATTTAAGACCAAGCCAtggtaaaacaaaaatttctaaGCTGCTCTAGTTTTATGTTTACAAGGAAGACGCTTTTGGAACACGACCCCAGCGgagtttaaaaagaattaaaagaattatgtttaaaattattgtttttatatttttaaattgttttgatatattaatgctataaataattttttaaaaataaaaaaatattattttaataatttttaaataatttttttttgaaaaataaattttatcgtATTCTCAAACAtctctaaaagttttttttaaaaaaagttgaactaaaatatgaaaagaaaacattttcattCAAACAAATTATGCagcattcaaatttaattttaatttcaatttcattaatataatataatcattAAGGTCCAATACAAACTAATTGATGgataattaaatgaaaccagTTAGTACCATCATTGATGAAATTTGTCAGAAACCTACTCATGGAGTTTAATTCAAACCTAATGCATTAAAACTTAGGCCCATTGAATTAGCACCAAATCTACCAACCAGGGTCTCGGCTACAGTTACAATGAGACAGAAGACAGAAGAACACTAAATACAGGGCTTTAAGATCATGAGGGCCCAAAATTAAGAGGGATGCATGTTTATTAAATTAGACTAGTTTATTTGCCGGTCtgtataatatgaaaaaaattaatttaaaattaaaaattaaaaattttaaattcttttaaaaatatttctcaaacacaaaaataatggGAATGTAGCTTAATCATCTCAACCTTGCATTAATTTGGCACTGAACTGGTGCCTATCAATTTTGACTTGAGCACCAATTCGGCGCATGCGGAGGCCCTTTCTTTCATTAACAATGAAGGGTTAGTGGTAACTCCACGTACGGATACACATTTGTAGGTTGGGTAAATTAATCACtcaatctaaatattattatatgcagtgttattattatatatacttcAGTTAAACAAAGTGAGTTGATTCTATTAAATCTGGTAgatctagttttaaaaaaatcttttaatttctttcggGATAATGGATGAGGTTAATAAATCTTTGGAAGGAGCTGGTAAAACGTAAGGGCCACAACATGCAAGGGTAGGTAAGTGCTGGTTAAAGAGAGCAGTGGCCGACAACGGGATTTTTAATCAATTGTATTAAATATTTCAGTATCATGCAAAATCCCAATAATCACCTGAAAgtccaaaagttttttttttttttattaacaacttTCTTGCTATCTGTGCAAACATTTGTTTCATGGGAGATGAGATTGTACGCTAGCTTCTGTAgttatttcagattttttttttttttttttttgatttgatgGATACGAAGAGTGTCAACAGTaccaatttattttgataatctgtaataattaaagatatttaaCTTTGATCTAAAAAGCATTAATCAGATGCTGCATTTGCAGACATAGACAACGTGACAGTCTTCACTGTTGAGCCTTAACTATGGTGGTTGCATTCCACATCGCAAGCATTAAAAATGATCCCAGATGAAGAATCTAACAAAGTGAAATAACATAAGGGATGCTCATGCATGCCGTAGTTCACCCTAGCTGGAGACCAACGCCCTTTTCTGATTGCGATTTAGACTGAGACTGTGACATGCATGCAACCAGGCAAACCTCTTCTTCCACTATCACCCTCCCACGTTACCCTCATATATATCTATGGAAAAGAGAGGcatatatgcttttttttttccccagatTTCATCCACTTTTAAAGGTTAAAAATGCAAGGATCACTTGTATGTTAATTACATGTTTGAGCCAATACTAATGGGATAAAAACCTTTATTTGATTATGACTGATTGTAGGCCACCATATTGCCCTTTGAGCtcttcaattaattaataaatactcCGCCCAGGATCGAACATGATGGAGAAGTCAATAGTGTGGAGTCCTTTATTTCCCGAACTGAAGGCATCAGCAACGAAATATCTAGTGATTTCAGCAAACCGGTCGAAAGGATAATATATGTAATCGGATGGATAGCATGGAGGTAGCAAGGGTAAAGGATCCATATATGGAGGACGAATTCCACAGACACGCACGCCGGGCAAGAGCCTCAGCACAGTATTTGACAACTTTCCTCGTCGATATATATGCTCTCTTCTTTAGGAGCTAGAGATCGAATTTCTGCCAAAAGTGAATCTGCAACGTCCAAGTTACCACCTTCAATGGCCTTAGCACACTCCATCAAtctgtaaaaaagaagaaaagccaTCGAGCAACTAATTTTGATCAATGGAATCGAAGCAATTGGCTCTCACTCTTCATTTCTATAGTCAACCCCATTTGATTTCTGCATACGTTCCTTCGTGGAACCAGCAGTCTGTAAAAACTAAAGAGGtccctgtttttttattattattattattaacaattggttttttttttttattatcgtaGATCTTCAGGCCAGTTTGTatacatctcgactaatctcacgggtcctaaagttaaaaaccatgaaaatctCCAATGATTCTGAAGTTTGTAAAACTCAAACTGGTGAtctctaaaaaacaaacttaaaataaaactagaaccTAACCAGATAAACTACAGAGTTATTAACAAAGAGTTATTAACCATTGATTACTTGAACTTTAAAGATAGTGTCACTTTAAACATGTAACAACATCATgttacatgtttgtttttaattattggatGGAGTATTTTCTTaagtaaaaatacaatatttttatagtgagatttattatttaaatgtataataattaattatgattaatttttttactaatattattatttaaaaataattttttttaatattttttaataattttgagataaagatgttaaaaataaattttaaaaaataaaatattattattttaatatatatctaaatgaaaaatacgatttcaaatttcaaattcaaacagACGTGAAATATTATCGATCAATGAGCAAAAACAAGAATATTTTTGGTCTGGCCTGATTTGGAAAGGCATTCTGGACCTTTAACCCAACCTCAGAAACCAGGCTTTAGGATATGGTCCTAGGACTTTCAATGCAGTGGCCCACGCTAAGGTTAGCTTTGAATCAAACCACATGTTTTAGATTTCGAAGGTTTGCCTTGAAGAGCCTCTTCCAAATTCGAGCTCTTTCACTCTTCATTTGGAAAGGTATTCTGGACCCTTAACCCAACCTAGAAACCAGGACTTTCAATGCAGCGGCCCACGCTATAGCCAGGTCAGCTTTGAATCAAACCACATATGTTATAGATTTTGAAGGTTTGCCTTGAAGACCCtcctatttaataaaaagacatatttgttaattatattttattaaataaaaattgtatttatttaacaaaaaaaaccttaaatacGAAATGAAAACCGTTCAAGACTCCACTTATTAgacatgcataaaaaataaaaataaaaatatttcttaattattttttaaaaatccatttatAGTTTTATCCAATGCCCCTATTCATCCTATGCCATCTTTGCAAcagaaaacaatatataatatttgataaaccTGAAATAAGACTAAATTTTTATGACTGCTTGATTGGGTTGAAGCTCTACCTCTGTCAATGAAAACACAACGAGGATGATCTGATTCAAAAACATCAGACAAATATTCATGATCTTCCTCAAGTTGAGATGCCATGATGATATATAATTAGGGTCCAGTTCAGAGCACCCCACGATGCAGCTATAAAAAGTAGTGattaataattatttcagaCGATGCAGCTTGGGTGTCGAATGGTGATCTTCTTCCTCCCATTAAAAAGAAATCGTTCATCTTTGGGTATGTAAATCTTTCACATGCTCGGCGCGGCGGTGGACGGTGCTGGTGGTAATTGTTAGTTCAGGTATTATACcaacaagcaaaaaaataaaacagtgaAAATATCGGCGGAGCTGtcgataaaaaaaagcaaattcatCGGAATTTTCATCGGAATCCTTTTACATATTCTGGAGCTTTTGACTTCATAGATACACCCATTCTCACTGAAAAAAGAAGccttgagattttatttaatggttAATTATATGAGTGATAAACTAACACGTAACCAGTGCGTTCATCCATGACGTGCACCTATCAATCATTATCCTTTCAATATGACTCTATCATCCACCAtagtataaaacaaataacaaaaattaccCTCCCATGGATAAAAGAAAGTGCTAATAATctgaaatattatatttacttGGATCGTACTAAATTAAGTTATCCTAAAATAAGCATATACCATATTTAAATACACTAAAGATCAAGAgcttaaatgtaaattaacCACC encodes:
- the LOC18099890 gene encoding receptor-like protein 9b isoform X1; amino-acid sequence: MELNRLCLAVIMIINVVVLIQGWRCHGCLEEERVALLQIKDAFSYPNGSFPHSWGRDANCCEWKQVQCNSTTLRVVKIDLSFSRGWELGDWLLNASLFLPFPELNALNLYGNRIAGCLENEGFERLSVLGNLERLELGQNKFNSSIFSSLGGLSSLKCLSLHNNEIEGTISVEGLNNLTNLRNLHIASNHIEGFKSLHGGEDEVLKMSNLEYLDLGGNRFDNSILSSFKGLSSLKNLGLEKNHLKGTFNMKELEALSNLRKLYLSGNEIDEFVFSERIRGFGNLSRVRLFNITANGRRISLPLLQSLAKLPNLKTLDLGNNNFEGTILAQALPSLKNLHKLDLSSSTLDNSSLQTIGRITTLTSLKMNGCRLSGSIPIAEGLCELKHLQSLDISNNSLTGVLPNCLANLTSLKQIDLSSNHFGGDISSSPLITLTSIQELRLSDNNFQIPISLRSFSNHSELKFFFGYNNEICAELEEHNLIPKFQLERLHLSGQAYGGALPFPKFLFYQHNLREIYFSNMKMRGGVPNWLLENNPNLHELFLVNNSLSGPFQLPIHPHVSLSQLDISDNHLDSHIPTEIGAYFPSLTFLSMSKNHFNGIIPSSFGSMSSLLVLDLSENNISGKLPSCFSSLPLVHVYLSQNKLQGSLEDAFHKSFELITLDLSHNQLTGNISEWIGEFSHMSYLLLGYNNLEGRIPNQLCKLDKLSFIDLSHNKFSGHILPCLRFRSSIWYSNLRIYPDRYLIREPLEITTKSVSYSYPISILNIMSGMDLSCNNLTGEIPPEIGNLNHIHVLNLSNNFLIGPIPQTFTNLSEVESLDLSNNSLTGAIPPGLVQLHSLAFFSVAHNNLSGRTPPNMIPQFSTFNESSYEGNPLLCGPPLSRHCTTQEEEASSLPKRTSTDDIEESGFMDTDVFYVSFVVTYIMMLLVTAAILYINPNWRRAWFYFIKQSINNCYYFFVDNLHMPSWLEVRNLLCRYF
- the LOC18099890 gene encoding receptor-like protein 9b isoform X2 produces the protein MELNRLCLAVIMIINVVVLIQGWRCHGCLEEERVALLQIKDAFSYPNGSFPHSWGRDANCCEWKQVQCNSTTLRVVKIDLSFSRGWELGDWLLNASLFLPFPELNALNLYGNRIAGCLENEGFERLSVLGNLERLELGQNKFNSSIFSSLGGLSSLKCLSLHNNEIEGTISVEGGEDEVLKMSNLEYLDLGGNRFDNSILSSFKGLSSLKNLGLEKNHLKGTFNMKELEALSNLRKLYLSGNEIDEFVFSERIRGFGNLSRVRLFNITANGRRISLPLLQSLAKLPNLKTLDLGNNNFEGTILAQALPSLKNLHKLDLSSSTLDNSSLQTIGRITTLTSLKMNGCRLSGSIPIAEGLCELKHLQSLDISNNSLTGVLPNCLANLTSLKQIDLSSNHFGGDISSSPLITLTSIQELRLSDNNFQIPISLRSFSNHSELKFFFGYNNEICAELEEHNLIPKFQLERLHLSGQAYGGALPFPKFLFYQHNLREIYFSNMKMRGGVPNWLLENNPNLHELFLVNNSLSGPFQLPIHPHVSLSQLDISDNHLDSHIPTEIGAYFPSLTFLSMSKNHFNGIIPSSFGSMSSLLVLDLSENNISGKLPSCFSSLPLVHVYLSQNKLQGSLEDAFHKSFELITLDLSHNQLTGNISEWIGEFSHMSYLLLGYNNLEGRIPNQLCKLDKLSFIDLSHNKFSGHILPCLRFRSSIWYSNLRIYPDRYLIREPLEITTKSVSYSYPISILNIMSGMDLSCNNLTGEIPPEIGNLNHIHVLNLSNNFLIGPIPQTFTNLSEVESLDLSNNSLTGAIPPGLVQLHSLAFFSVAHNNLSGRTPPNMIPQFSTFNESSYEGNPLLCGPPLSRHCTTQEEEASSLPKRTSTDDIEESGFMDTDVFYVSFVVTYIMMLLVTAAILYINPNWRRAWFYFIKQSINNCYYFFVDNLHMPSWLEVRNLLCRYF
- the LOC18099891 gene encoding uncharacterized protein LOC18099891 is translated as MDWFSWLSKSSLEPSLIYEYGLAFARNELQAEDLTYLNHEFLQSMGISVAKHRLEILKLARKDVGGGPHSLSKFIMAINKTKKSIQKCINKLVFHRDSAAFKAELEPELARYQGQWKRGALTRKYRSEKELIKVEQPPILKIRRQAKSGPLDTRMQENLMHANRCLKLSGPLDGKVQERLVFAYRSPKLYGTSDGRVPQSLMMTNRSPQVRSPLDARSTSPKIHCDYSKERRGLNGDFDDQSLWSALFQDMKPT